ATGGGCAATATCCTCGGGTTCCATGTCCTGTAATAAACGACGAACATGGACAAACATCCCACTATCAAGTGCATTAGATACTTCTTGAAGAGTTTGATGGGTTTGATCGAAATCTTGTAGCTCTTGCATACTCTCCCCCATAGAAAACCGATTTCTAACTCGAATAATGAGTATAGACAATCTAGATTAGATAATGGGCTGAATAGTAACGCAATTTGGAAGGCACGATAAGTGAATTTTGTAAGGATTGGGTTAAACAGGTGTTGAGATGAGTATTATCTACTCATCTTCATCAAAACCCGCTTCAATAAGCTCACAAATAGCATTGAGTGCTTGTTCTGCATCAACGCCATCAGCAGAGACATCTACGTATTGTCCTTGTGATGAATCGAGCATTAAAAGCCCCATAACACCATCTGCCGTTGCTTGAGTATTCTCTTCATTGGTTAAGGTAATTACAGCATCAAAGCTTTGTGCCATCTCAACTAATTTTATTGCGGCGCGAGCATGCAAACCTAATCGATTTTTTATTAATAAGTGGCGAGATGAGATTGGCATAATTAAGGCTCTTTAATATTAATGTCTTTCTAGGGTTTTATGACGGATCTGAACTTGTTTACCTCGCTGTTTAAAGTATTCCCCTAATTGTTGGGTAATATAAACAGAGCGGTGTTGACCACCAGTACAACCAATCGCTACGGTTAAATAACTGCGATTGTTTTTTTCAAGAGCAGGTAGCCAGGTGGTCAAAAATTGTTGGATTTGCTCTTTAAGTTGGATGACTTCTGCGTGTTTTGCTAAATAGTCAGCAACGGGTTTATCTAACCCTGTCATCGGGCGTAAACTTGGTTCCCAATGAGGATTAGGTAAGAAGCGTACATCAAAAACATAATCAGCATCGGTGGGTAAACCGTGCTTAAATCCAAAAGATTCAAATACCATCACCAACTCTTTAGATTCTCGACCTAGGATCCGTGAGCGTAGGGTTTCACTTAAATCATGAATCGATTTTGTTGTGGTATCTAAGACAAGATCGGCTTCTTCTCTGTAGTCACTTAAAATGCTTTTCTCAAGTGTTACGGCTTGTTCTAAAGAACATTGCTCTCCGATTAAAGAGAGCGGGTGCAAACGGCGAGTTTCGCTGTAGCGCTTAATTAGCTCTTTATCTTCAGCATCTAAAAAGATAACCGTAACATCATGTGTTTTCTTTAATAGCGCTAAGGTGTTTTTTAATAATGCAGGATCTTTAGGTAGGTTGCGGATATCAACACTGACAGCAACATTTTGACTGCTATGTTGAATGGATTCCACAAACTGAGTGAGTAAATCAATAGGTAAATTATCAACACAATAATAACCAAGATCTTCTAATACACGTAAAGCGACAGATTTACCTGCACCAGAGCTTCCGCTAACTACCATGAGTTTCATTATTATGACCTTAAAAAAGATGGTTAAGATGTGATGATTTGATAAAGCTCGTCATCATTTTCCGCATGGCGCAGCTGACGTAATACTTGTTTATCATTGAGTTTTTCAGCAACACTAGAAAGTGTTTTTAGATGAAGCTTACATTGTTCATCGGGAACGAGAAGTGCAAAAAGAATATCAACAGGACGATTATCAATAGCATCAAATTCGATGGGTTCTTGGCATTGGATAAGTACAGCTACGGCATTATCACAATTGAACATTCGGCCATGGGGGATAGCTATCCCATTACCTATACCAGTACTTCCCATTTTTTCTCGGTTTAATAAGCTTTCAAAAAGCTCTTGAGGGCTTTGACCAATTTGAGGTGCGGCAATCTCACTAATAAGTTCTAATGCGCGCTTTTTGCTTGTGCATTGGACTGCACTTTTCGTGCAATCCAATGAAAGAATGGTGCTTAACTGCATGTTAATGACTACTTAGTTTTTCTTTATGTTTATTGAGTTGGCGGATCAATTTATCAACCAAACCATCAATAGCTGCATACATATCTTCTGAGTCAGAATGAGCGTGTATGTCACCTTGATTTACGTGAAGTGTTGCTTCTGCTACATGCTGTACTTTTTCTAATTTTAATACAACATGTACATTATTAATGTGTTCAAAAAAACGCTCTAATTTTTGGAATTTGGTATTCACATACTCACGAAGGCTATCGGTTAGTTCGACGTTTTGACCTGCGATGTTTATTTGCATAACACTTCCTTTTAATTAATTAAAGTAAACGCTTACGCTGATTTGATGGTGCGATACCAAGTGATTCACGATATTTAGCAATGGTACGGCGTGCTACTTGGATCCCTTGCTCAGCCAGTAAGGTTGCAATTTTACTATCACTTAACGGCTTAGCTTGATTCTCAGCCGCAACCAATTTTTTCACTAGTGCTCGGATTGCTGTAGATGAGCATTCACCACCATTATCCGTACTAACATGACTAGAGAAGAAATATTTCAATTCAAAAATACCTCGAGGGGTATGCATGAACTTCTGTGTTGTTACTCGTGATATGGTGGATTCGTGCATATCGACATCTAATGCGATGTCATTTAAAACCATAGGTTTCATTGCTTCTTCACCATATTCGAAGAAATCTTGTTGATGTTCAACTATACAACGTGCAACTTTGAGCAGCGTCTCGTTTCTGCTCTCTAGGCTCTTAATTAACCACTTTGCCTCTTGCAAATTGGTTCGAATGAATTGCCCATCCGGAGTGTTGCCCATTGTCTTACCAAGAGCCGCATATTCAGCGTTTACTTTTAAGCGAGGAACACTGTCAGGGTTAATGGTTACAACCCATTTTCCATTGTGTTTGAATACAGAAACATCAGGAATAACGTACTCAGTTTCAGTATCGATAACACGATTACCTGGGCGAGGCTCTAACTCGTGAATAAGCATCATGACTTGCTTTAAGTCACTTTCTTTAAGCTTAGTCTCTTTTGCTAGTTGTCGGTAGTCTCGATTTCCTAATAAATTAATATGATCTTTTAAAATCAGCTTAGTTTCAGGTAACCAAGGTGTATCAGCAGGGTAAGTTGCAAGTTGAAGTAATAGACACTCAGCTAAATCACGAGAAGCAACACCTAGTGGATCAAATTGTTGAATGCGTTTTAAAACCGCTTCAACTTCATCCATTTCAACCTCTTCATCTCCAATACTTTCTAAAATATCGTCGAGAGAACTAGTCAGGTAACCGTATTCATCTAATGACTCGATAATCGTGGTTGCGATTGTTCTATCAAGATCGGTAAATGGGGTTAAGTCAGCTTGCCACATCAGATAATCTTGCAAGCTTTCTGTGGTTTCACCTTGATAAATAGGTGTGTCATCATCAATAGCTAATCCAGTGCTTCCACTGTTTGCGCTATAAACATCATCCCAACTTGCATCCATCTCAAGTTCTTCTGAAATATTATTGCTTTCAATGACATCGCTGCTATCAGTTACTGGTGTTTCTTGTTCTGCTGATGCGGTTTCTTTTTCCGCTTGAGGCTCAGGAGAGGTAAGAGTTTCAGGTGTGCCTAATGCTTCCTCTTCTACATCTAGAAGTGGATTTGAGTCGAGCGCTTCTTGAATCTCTTGCTGTAGGTCAAGGGTCGATAATTGCAATAATCGAATAGCTTGCTGCAACTGAGGCGTCATAGCAAGTTGTTGTCCCATTTTTAACTGAAGAGATGCTTTCATTATTTAGCGATACCTTTTGTACATTACAACTTAAATTGATCACCAAGATAAACGCGTTTTACGTGTTCATCATTTAATACGTGTTCAGGAGTGCCATTTGCAATCATGTGACCTTGACTTACGATGTAAGCGTGCTCACATACATCAAGCGTTTCACGAACATTGTGGTCAGTGATTAATACGCCTAAACCACGATCTCTTAGGTGTTGAATGATCTTTTTGATATCAATAACAGAGATAGGGTCAACACCAGCAAATGGTTCATCCAATAAAATGAATTTAGGATTAGCAGCGAGTGCGCGTGCGATTTCAACACGACGACGTTCACCACCAGATAGCGCCATACCATTACTATTACGGATGTGCTGGATATTGAACTCATCTAATAGTTCTTCAAGTTTATCAAGACGTTCAGCTTTATTTAGATCTTTACGCGTTTGTAAAACGGCCATGATATTGTCAAATACTGACAATTTTCTAAATATAGAAGCTTCTTGAGGTAGATAGCCTATCCCCATTTTTGAGCGGTTATGCATTGGTTGCAATGAGATGTCGACACCATCAATAGTAATCGAACCTTCATCACGAGCGACTAAGCCTACAATCATATAGAAAGAGGTCGTTTTACCTGCACCATTAGGCCCTAATAAACCAACAATTTTTCCAGATTCAACGGTAAGGCTTACATCGGAAACTACTTTGCGGCTTCCGTATGTTTTTGCTAAATTCTTTGCTTCTAATATTGCCATAATTATTTATTATTCAATTGGCTAGGCTGAAGGATGGTTGTTACGCGATCGTCTTTACCACCATCAGCAATTAGTTTTTGAGTCTTCATATTATAGGTAATTACTTTACCTTTTATGATGCTGTCATCTTGGGTTAGCTCTGCGCTATCAGTCATTTTTAGAAATTCGTTTTCTAATTCATAACGTAATTTATTCGCTTTACCTTTTAATGTTTTACCATCATCAGTTAATTGACTAAAGCGAGTTGGTTTTCCATATGCTTCTAACACTTCTCGTCCTTCTTTACCTTGAGGACGAATCACCACAATTTTATCTGCAAAAATTTCGATACTGCCTTGTTTTAGAGTCACGTCACCTGTAAAGGTTACTTGGTTACTCTGCATATCAAAATTCTGTGAATTTGAATTAATGTGGATCGGTTGTTCTGTATCGCTACTCAATGCCCAGCTTGAAGCACTGAAAAGTAGACTTGCAAGTAGACTAACGTGTGAAAGCTTCATAGATACCTTGTACATTTTCTAATAGGGTTGCTTCTTGGCTTGTGAAGTTACCTTTCATTCCAACTCCTGTTGTTTCAAAAGTAGGGCCAATGAGATTAACAACATCCTCTGTCATAAAGTCTTTTGTCGTTAGCTCGATCTTCATACTGTCCGTTGTCATTGTCTCAAATGCTGCGTCAGGCAGTAGATTTTTAACAATGACGTTACCACTTAAGTAAAGTTCGTGCTTTTTATTTAAAACGCCGAGATCGGAGATGATCTCCCATTCTTTTAATTCACCATCTTTGAATACAAAAAGGTGAGGTGTTGTGAAGTTCGTTTCACCAGTCTTACCAAATCGAGCTAATGCTTTTGCGTTTATTTGATAG
The Aliivibrio fischeri ATCC 7744 = JCM 18803 = DSM 507 DNA segment above includes these coding regions:
- the rapZ gene encoding RNase adapter RapZ, yielding MKLMVVSGSSGAGKSVALRVLEDLGYYCVDNLPIDLLTQFVESIQHSSQNVAVSVDIRNLPKDPALLKNTLALLKKTHDVTVIFLDAEDKELIKRYSETRRLHPLSLIGEQCSLEQAVTLEKSILSDYREEADLVLDTTTKSIHDLSETLRSRILGRESKELVMVFESFGFKHGLPTDADYVFDVRFLPNPHWEPSLRPMTGLDKPVADYLAKHAEVIQLKEQIQQFLTTWLPALEKNNRSYLTVAIGCTGGQHRSVYITQQLGEYFKQRGKQVQIRHKTLERH
- the lptA gene encoding lipopolysaccharide transport periplasmic protein LptA gives rise to the protein MKLSHVSLLASLLFSASSWALSSDTEQPIHINSNSQNFDMQSNQVTFTGDVTLKQGSIEIFADKIVVIRPQGKEGREVLEAYGKPTRFSQLTDDGKTLKGKANKLRYELENEFLKMTDSAELTQDDSIIKGKVITYNMKTQKLIADGGKDDRVTTILQPSQLNNK
- the hpf gene encoding ribosome hibernation promoting factor, which produces MQINIAGQNVELTDSLREYVNTKFQKLERFFEHINNVHVVLKLEKVQHVAEATLHVNQGDIHAHSDSEDMYAAIDGLVDKLIRQLNKHKEKLSSH
- a CDS encoding RNA polymerase factor sigma-54; this encodes MKASLQLKMGQQLAMTPQLQQAIRLLQLSTLDLQQEIQEALDSNPLLDVEEEALGTPETLTSPEPQAEKETASAEQETPVTDSSDVIESNNISEELEMDASWDDVYSANSGSTGLAIDDDTPIYQGETTESLQDYLMWQADLTPFTDLDRTIATTIIESLDEYGYLTSSLDDILESIGDEEVEMDEVEAVLKRIQQFDPLGVASRDLAECLLLQLATYPADTPWLPETKLILKDHINLLGNRDYRQLAKETKLKESDLKQVMMLIHELEPRPGNRVIDTETEYVIPDVSVFKHNGKWVVTINPDSVPRLKVNAEYAALGKTMGNTPDGQFIRTNLQEAKWLIKSLESRNETLLKVARCIVEHQQDFFEYGEEAMKPMVLNDIALDVDMHESTISRVTTQKFMHTPRGIFELKYFFSSHVSTDNGGECSSTAIRALVKKLVAAENQAKPLSDSKIATLLAEQGIQVARRTIAKYRESLGIAPSNQRKRLL
- a CDS encoding HPr family phosphocarrier protein; this translates as MPISSRHLLIKNRLGLHARAAIKLVEMAQSFDAVITLTNEENTQATADGVMGLLMLDSSQGQYVDVSADGVDAEQALNAICELIEAGFDEDE
- the ptsN gene encoding PTS IIA-like nitrogen regulatory protein PtsN gives rise to the protein MQLSTILSLDCTKSAVQCTSKKRALELISEIAAPQIGQSPQELFESLLNREKMGSTGIGNGIAIPHGRMFNCDNAVAVLIQCQEPIEFDAIDNRPVDILFALLVPDEQCKLHLKTLSSVAEKLNDKQVLRQLRHAENDDELYQIITS
- the lptB gene encoding LPS export ABC transporter ATP-binding protein; the encoded protein is MAILEAKNLAKTYGSRKVVSDVSLTVESGKIVGLLGPNGAGKTTSFYMIVGLVARDEGSITIDGVDISLQPMHNRSKMGIGYLPQEASIFRKLSVFDNIMAVLQTRKDLNKAERLDKLEELLDEFNIQHIRNSNGMALSGGERRRVEIARALAANPKFILLDEPFAGVDPISVIDIKKIIQHLRDRGLGVLITDHNVRETLDVCEHAYIVSQGHMIANGTPEHVLNDEHVKRVYLGDQFKL
- the lptC gene encoding LPS export ABC transporter periplasmic protein LptC, giving the protein MSLKHLFMAILLMICSWSGYNLYYDYVKGEQQTTPDQQVPVFTGKGISNNNYDVSGIRNYQINAKALARFGKTGETNFTTPHLFVFKDGELKEWEIISDLGVLNKKHELYLSGNVIVKNLLPDAAFETMTTDSMKIELTTKDFMTEDVVNLIGPTFETTGVGMKGNFTSQEATLLENVQGIYEAFTR